A window of the Brassica napus cultivar Da-Ae chromosome A2, Da-Ae, whole genome shotgun sequence genome harbors these coding sequences:
- the LOC106383660 gene encoding protein NDL2 — MGDSSGSVSIDMEALSPRGQEHLVETTYGPVCVAVCGDPDKPALITYPDLALNYMFCFQGLLFCPEASSLLLHNFCIYHISPLGHELGAPVISVDAPLLSADDLADQIIEVLNYFGLGAVMCMGVTAGAYILTLFAMKYRQRVLGLILVSPLCQAPSWSEWLCNKVMSNLLYYYGMCGVVKELLLKRYFSKEVRGYAQVPESDIVQECRRLLCERQSTNVWRFLEAINGRVDLSEGLRKLQCRTLIFIGESSGYHSEAVHMTTKLDRRYGALVEVQGSGSLVTEEQPQAMVIPMEYFLMGYGLYRPTQSISPRSPLSPTRISPELLSPENMGLKLKPIKTRLSL; from the exons atgggAGATTCAAGCGGTTCTGTCTCCATTGATATGGAGGCATTGTCTCCTAGAGGACAG GAGCACCTTGTGGAGACTACCTATGGCCCCGTATGTGTTGCCGTTTGTGGAGATCCAGATAAACCTGCTCTTATCACATATCCTGATCTAGCTCTTAATT ATATGTTCTGTTTTCAAGGATTATTGTTTTGTCCAGAAGCTAGTTCCTTGTTACTCCACAACTTCTGCATATATCACATAAGTCCTCTAGGCCATGAG TTGGGAGCTCCGGTGATCAGTGTTGATGCTCCTTTGCTCTCAGCTGATGACTTAGCTGACCAGATTATTGAAGTTCTTAACTATTTTGG ACTTGGTGCAGTAATGTGTATGGGTGTCACAGCAGGAGCTTACATTCTGACCTTATTTGCT ATGAAGTACAGGCAGAGAGTTCTGGGATTAATACTCGTCTCTCCACTGTGCCAAGCGCCTTCTTGGTCAGAATGGTTGTGCAATAAG GTTATGTCTAATTTACTTTACTACTATGGCATGTGTGGAGTGGTTAAGGAATTGTTACTCAAACGGTACTTCAGCAAG GAAGTTCGTGGATATGCTCAAGTTCCAGAATCAGATATTGTTCAAGAATGCAGAAGA TTACTTTGCGAGCGGCAGAGTACAAATGTATGGAGATTCCTTGAGGCAATCAACGG GAGAGTGGATCTTAGTGAAGGGTTAAGGAAACTGCAATGCAGAACTTTAATATTCATTGGTGAAAGTTCTGGTTACCACTCAGAGGCCGTTCACATGACCACCAAACTAGACAGACGATACGGCGCATTAGTCGAG gTACAAGGAAGTGGGTCATTGGTGACTGAAGAACAACCTCAGGCGATGGTAATACCAATGGAATACTTTTTGATGGGATATGGCTTGTATCGTCCTACACAGAGCATAAGCCCAAGAAGTCCTTTGAGTCCAACCAGAATCTCCCCTGAGCTTCTCTCACCTGAAAATATGGGGTTGAAGCTCAAGCCGATTAAGACAAGACTCTCCTTATGA
- the LOC106406450 gene encoding density-regulated protein homolog, whose protein sequence is MAEKLEPAKVLYCGVCSVPAITASSVLISADVSHGSLKKLQISILTYSKERQEVIIEKVVRNKRKCITIVKGLELFGIKLSDASKKLGKKFATGASVVKVPGRSIFFIEDGKKVQAG, encoded by the exons ATGGCGGAGAAGCTTGAGCCGGCGAAGGTTTTGTACTGTGGAGTTTGCTCTGTACCTGCGATTACTGCGAGTTCGGTCCTGATTTCGGCAGATGTAAGCCATGGCTCATTGAAAAAGCTCCAGATCTCTATCCTGACCTACTCAAAG GAGAGGCAAGAAGTTATTATTGAAAAGGTTGTCCGTAACAAGCGAAAGTGTATCACCATTGTGAAAGGACTAGAACTCTTTG GGATAAAACTCAGTGACGCTTCTAAAAAGCTCGGGAAGAAGTTTGCTACTGGAGCATCAGTTGTCAAG GTACCTGGAAGATCCATTTTTTTCATCGAAGATGGTAAGAAGGTTCAGGCTGGTTGA
- the LOC106383637 gene encoding 50S ribosomal protein L19-1, chloroplastic-like has protein sequence MQSICSSSTRLLQRNRFSISNTLLRFTSSSSPSWSENESRKLAGSDPLPSTRVFDSYLISSLTKAASFSSPVPKQSFTYSSRCFSTVGDSVPQGFPVVSAPDVPPRIKFKRLDKTAKHIMQIVDKEAVEEVRNGREIPEIRPGYIVQLKVEVPENKRRVSIVKGIVIARRNAGLNSTFRIRRLVAGVGVESMFPLYSPNLREIKVLDKKRVRRAKLYYLRDKMNALKKH, from the exons ATGCAATCGATTTGTAGTAGCAGTACAAGGTTGCTTCAGAGGAACCGTTTCTCCATCTCCAACACTCTTCTTCGTTTCACTTCGTCTTCTTCTCCAAGCTGGTCTGAAAATGAATCGAGGAAGCTAGCAGGGTCTGATCCTCTCCCTTCCACCAGAGTTTTCGATTCATATCTCATCAGCTCGTTGACAAAGGCAGCTTCTTTCTCTTCCCCAGTACCT AAACAAAGCTTTACGTATTCGTCGAGGTGCTTTTCCACCGTTGGAGACTCTGTTCCTCAAGGATTCCCTGTTGTGTCAGCTCCTGATGTGCCTCCGAGAATCAAGTTCAAGCGGCTTGATAAAACCGCCAAGCATATAATGCAG ATTGTAGACAAGGAGGCGGTTGAGGAAGTGAGAAATGGTAGAGAGATACCAGAGATAAGGCCCGGTTACATTGTGCAGCTTAAAGTG GAAGTGCCTGAGAACAAGAGGCGTGTTTCAATCGTAAAAGGCATTGTCATAGCGAGGCGTAATGCTGGTCTTAACTCTACTTTTAGGATTAGAAGGCTTGTTGCTGGAGTCGGTGTCGAATCCATGTTTCCCTT GTATTCGCCAAACCTGAGGGAGATTAAGGTGTTGGACAAGAAGAGAGTAAGAAGAGCCAAACTTTATTACCTCAGAGACAAGATGAACGCTCTTAAGAAGCATTAG
- the LOC106379236 gene encoding NDR1/HIN1-like protein 6, with the protein MTDRVFPASKPPTATNGVPPAPPPAPTAVNGNGTANGTANQKPQVYIPANRPVYRPQPYSRRHHHQSRPSCRRVCCCCCFWSILIFLLLALMAAIAATAVYVIYRPRPPSFSVPSLRISRVNLTTASDTSVSHLSSFFNFTLLSENPNGHLTFSYEPFAVTVKSAKSGETVANGTVPAFFSDNKNKTTFRGVIATSTPARELDPEEARRLKSDLARARVGFEIEMRTKVKLRMGKVGSEGVEIRVTCQGFEGTVPKGKTPTVATSKRTKCKSDLSLKVWKWSF; encoded by the coding sequence atgactgACCGAGTCTTCCCAGCTTCCAAGCCACCAACCGCCACTAACGGAGTTCCACCAGCACCTCCTCCGGCTCCCACTGCCGTTAACGGTAACGGAACAGCAAACGGCACAGCTAACCAAAAGCCTCAAGTCTACATTCCGGCTAACCGGCCAGTTTACCGTCCGCAGCCTTACAgccgccgccaccaccaccaatCACGGCCAAGCTGCCGGCGAgtttgctgctgctgctgtttctgGTCGATActcatcttcctcctcctcgCTCTCATGGCCGCGATCGCCGCCACCGCCGTGTACGTGATCTACCGCCCCCGTCCTCCGTCGTTCTCCGTCCCGTCGCTTCGTATCAGCCGCGTTAACCTCACCACCGCGTCGGACACCTCCGTCTCCCACCTCTCTTCCTTCTTCAACTTCACTCTCCTCTCGGAGAATCCCAACGGCCACCTCACCTTCTCCTACGAGCCCTTCGCCGTCACCGTCAAGTCCGCGAAGTCCGGCGAGACGGTCGCGAACGGGACGGTTCCGGCGTTCTTTAGCGATAACAAGAATAAGACGACGTTTCGGGGCGTGATCGCGACGTCCACGCCGGCGCGTGAGCTGGATCCGGAAGAAGCTCGGCGTTTGAAGTCGGATCTGGCGCGTGCGCGCGTGGGGTTTGAGATTGAGATGAGGACGAaggtgaaactgcgaatggggAAGGTGGGGAGTGAAGGAGTGGAGATCAGAGTGACGTGTCAAGGGTTCGAAGGGACAGTACCTAAAGGTAAAACTCCGACCGTAGCAACCTCGAAGAGAACTAAGTGTAAGTCTGATCTGAGCCTCAAGGTTTGGAAATGgagtttttaa
- the LOC106406442 gene encoding uncharacterized protein LOC106406442, with the protein MKTLIIWCLVSQAIILAGNSAEKGDVDFSILIKNEMYNFKKPSVFYHCRSSKKDLGWHKSQPSSEFRWSFEVPQFGNGVMVHNCEFRSRLGTANIEIETLSTTAILCDGQTCKYAIRRNGIYFIGYELYYPFGGIVELSRPVEKLIEPWTPWSPHQLRDLNRSKQNHS; encoded by the coding sequence atgaaaaccctAATAATATGGTGCCTTGTGTCCCAAGCAAtcattttagcgggaaactcaGCCGAGAAAGGAGACGTTGATTTTTCCATACTAATAAAAAACGAAATGTACAACTTCAAAAAACCTTCCGTTTTCTACCACTGCCGATCCTCAAAGAAAGACCTCGGATGGCACAAGTCGCAACCATCTTCCGAGTTTCGTTGGAGCTTCGAAGTTCCTCAGTTTGGTAACGGCGTGATGGTACACAACTGTGAGTTCAGGTCGAGGCTAGGAACAGCGAATATTGAGATCGAGACGTTGTCTACTACGGCTATTCTATGCGACGGGCAGACATGCAAGTACGCGATTAGACGTAACGGGATTTATTTCATTGGTTATGAGTTGTATTATCCCTTTGGAGGGATTGTTGAGCTGTCTAGGCCTGTCGAGAAGCTAATTGAGCCGTGGACGCCTTGGTCACCGCATCAACTGAGAGATTTGAACCGTAGTAAGCAGAACCATTCTTGA
- the LOC106383655 gene encoding K(+) efflux antiporter 6-like: MVVEGRSRSRSRSLLFFELAALLLLSLFLCFSLSLSDPDLLEEETVANSSVASLNASSTGKPKEGSFADIIDRALEKEFNESDQTEVADPGSFNNSVAGQQAVLETVARVKSTKKNETKEDKRFQLHDVFNLDNDNRAEDTPTLIDRKDNVFIISNFKSKYPVLQLDLRLISDLVVVIVSATCGGIAFACAGQPVITGYLLAGSIIGPGGLNFISEMVQVETVAQFGVVFLLFALGLEFSTAKLRVVRSVAVLGGLLQILLFMFLCGITVSLCGGKHSEGVFVGAFLSMSSTAVVLKFLMEKNSTNSIHGQVTIGTLILQDCAVGLLFALLPVLGGNSGVLEGVLSMAKVVVVLLSFLAVLTILSRTCIPWLLKLMVSLSSQTNELYQLAAVAFCLLVAWCSDKLGLSLELGSFAAGVMISTTDLAEHTLEQIEPIRNLFAALFLASIGMLVNVHFLWTHVDILLASVILVIIIKTTIVTTVVKGFGYSNKTALLVGISLAQIGEFAFVLLSRASNLHLIEGKLYLLLLGTTALSLVTTPLVFKVIPAVVHLGVLLRWFSPDTSVEKGEIVRSESAKQRMILMSRQSHNS, encoded by the exons ATGGTGGTGGAAGGAAGAAGTAGAAGTAGAAGTAGATCCTTGCTCTTCTTTGAACTAGCTGCTCTCCTCTTACTCTCActcttcctctgtttctctctttctctctctgatCCCGATCTGTTAGAGGAGGAAACCGTCGCCAACTCCTCCGTAGCATCTCTCAATGCTTCTTCAACTGGTAAGCCTAAGGAAGGCAGCTTCGCTGACATCATTGATCGTGCTCTCGAGAAAGAGTTCAATGAAAGCGACCAGACTGAAG TGGCTGATCCTGGAAGCTTCAACAACAGTGTTGCTGGACAGCAG GCTGTTCTGGAGACTGTAGCCAGAGTAAAGTCAACAAAGAAAAACGAGACAAAAGAGGACAA GCGGTTTCAACTCCATGATGTTTTCAACTTGGACAATGATAACAGAGCTGAAGACACTCCTACTCTCATTGATCGAAAA GACAATGTCTTCATCATATCCAATTTCAAATCCAAGTATCCAGTATTGCAGCTAGACTTGAG ATTGATATCAGACTTGGTGGTTGTTATTGTATCTGCAACTTGTGGTGGTATCGCCTTTGCTTGTGCTGGACAGCCG GTGATAACTGGCTATTTACTAGCAGGATCTATCATCGGCCCTGGAGGTTTGAACTTCATCAGTGAGATGGTCCAG GTTGAAACAGTAGCTCAATTTGGTGTGGTGTTTCTGCTCTTTGCATTGGGTCTAGAGTTCTCCACTGCTAAG CTTCGAGTGGTTAGATCAGTTGCTGTTCTTGGAGGCCTTCTTCAAATTCTTCTTTTCATGTTCTTGTGTGGAATCACAGTGTCG TTATGTGGTGGTAAACACTCAGAGGGAGTATTTGTTGGAGCATTTTTATCAATGTCATCAACTGCTGTG GTGCTGAAGTTTCTCAtggaaaaaaattcaactaaTTCTATTCATGGCCAAGTTACTATTGGAACCCTTATTCTTCAG GATTGTGCTGTGGGTTTGCTGTTTGCATTGCTTCCAGTTCTTGGAGGAAACTCTGGTGTTCTTGAGGGAGTGTTGTCAATGGCAAAAGT ggTGGTTGTGTTGCTTTCGTTTTTGGCTGTTTTGACAATATTATCACGGACATGCATTCCTTGGTTGCTGAAGCTAATGGTCAGCTTATCATCACAG ACAAATGAACTCTATCAGTTAGCTGCTGTTGCGTTTTGCCTACTCGTAGCCTGG TGTAGTGATAAGCTGGGGTTAAGTCTTGAACTAGGTTCTTTTGCCGCAGGGGTCATGATATCAACTACTGATCTCGCTGAACATACGTTGGAGCAA ATAGAACCAATCCGTAACTTATTTGCTGCTCTTTTCCTAGCCAGCATTGGGATGTTGGTTAATGTCCATTTTCTTTGGACACATGTGGATATACTGTTAGCTTCTGTAATATTAGTAATCATCATAAAGACAACTATAGTTACAACAGTTGTCAAGGGATTTGGATACAGCAACAAAACGGCTCTTCtg GTTGGAATATCTCTGGCTCAGATAGGGGAGTTTGCCTTTGTACTACTCAGCCGTGCCTCCAATCTTCACCTTATCGAG GGGAAACTCTACTTGCTTCTCCTGGGGACAACCGCACTTAGCCTG GTTACAACACCTCTGGTGTTCAAAGTGATACCAGCGGTTGTGCATCTTGGAGTACTGTTAAGGTGGTTTTCTCCAGACACTTCTGTAGAG AAAGGAGAGATAGTAAGATCAGAAAGTGCTAAGCAACGGATGATACTGATGTCACGCCAATCCCACAACTCCTAA
- the LOC106383668 gene encoding probable serine/threonine-protein kinase SIS8 produces the protein MSKMKHLLRKLHIGSSSSGGFGDHHRLDDSTRPTTIIDPSPVPSSSPSPASTSSVSSSSGFGNASSTMPRLEPFEPPGRDLAAGDGVDFNLMEEEYQVQLAMAISVSDPDPRENADTAQLDAAKRISLGVSAPVTDADSAVDFLSLRYWGHKVINYDQKVRDGFYDVYGITSNSLSQGKMPLLVDLQAISISDNVDYEVILVNRLIDPELQELERRAYALSLECPDFARGQVSSVLTQKIANIVVEQMGGRVENADEALRKWMHRSYELRNSLSTTVIPLGRVNFGLARHRALLFKVLADRINLPCMLVKGSYYTGTDDGAVNLIKLDDKSEYIIDLMGAPGALIPAEVPSSFLPVACTDTRVFPDDLLQHSCPVLEKETETPAFSVLEETDSRPSGMVANLFTGNHEENSDRFAVEKHQTERFEHDFGKLMQTQQISGENLPPFSGKPTSAQKVKVKNVSKYVISAAKNPEFAQKLHAVLLESGASPPPDLFMDVNPQNLKGKSLLQEFRQESSSSAVPCYPEKVGYQLAESESSPTALQLPAVCTSAETCQQPGEVDFLMGRNFDVDNTGKVSSPEKMESTADGEPSVCDRHDQGINPFLGEAAKWEIMWEDLQIGERIGIGSYGEVYRAEWNGTEVAVKKFLDQDFSGDALTQFKSEIEIMLRLRHPNVVLFMGAVTRPPNFSILTEFLPRGSLYRLLHRPNHQLDEKRRMRMALDVAKGMNYLHTSHPTVVHRDLKSPNLLVDKNWVVKVCDFGLSRMKHHTYLSSKSTAGTPEWMAPEVLRNEPANEKCDVYSFGVILWELATSRIPWKGLNPMQVVGAVGFQNRRLEIPNDIDPTVAQIIRDCWQMEPHLRPSFTQLMRSLKRLQGLNISNRGNTSESLM, from the exons ATGTCGAAGATGAAGCATCTTCTCCGTAAGCTCCACATCGGAAGCAGCAGCAGCGGCGGATTCGGCGACCATCACCGGCTAGACGATTCCACTAGACCGACGACGATCATCGATCCCAGCCCTGTTCCGAGCTCTAGCCCTAGCCCCGCCTCCACTTCCTCCGTCTCTTCTTCGTCAGGCTTCGGCAACGCCTCATCGACAATGCCGAGATTGGAACCGTTCGAGCCGCCGGGGCGTGATCTGGCGGCTGGGGACGGTGTCGATTTCAATCTGATGGAGGAGGAGTACCAGGTCCAGCTAGCTATGGCGATCAGCGTGTCTGATCCTGATCCGAGAGAGAATGCAGATACGGCTCAGCTTGATGCCGCTAAGAGGATTAGCCTCGGCGTTTCAGCTCCGGTCACCGACGCGGATTCGGCCGTTGACTTTCTATCGCTACGATATTGG GGACATAAGGTTATTAACTATGATCAGAAAGTCAGGGATGGTTTCTACGACGTGTATGGGATCACATCCAATTCTCTTTCACAAGGGAAGATGCCGCTTCTCGTGGATCTTCAAGCGATTTCTATTTCAGACAATGTTGATTATGAGGTCATTTTGGTGAACCGGTTGATCGATCCTGAGCTGCAAGAGCTGGAGAGGAGAGCCTACGCTTTGTCTTTGGAGTGTCCAGACTTTGCTCGCGGTCAGGTGTCGAGTGTTTTAACTCAGAAAATTGCAAATATAGTTGTGGAGCAGATGGGTGGCCGCGTGGAAAATGCTGATGAAGCGTTGAGGAAGTGGATGCATCGAAGCTATGAGCTGAGGAATTCTTTGAGCACTACTGTTATTCCACTTGGACGAGTTAATTTTGGTCTTGCACGTCACAGGGCTTTGCTTTTCAAG gtGCTTGCTGATAGGATTAATCTCCCGTGTATGCTGGTAAAAGGCAGCTATTACACTGGAACTGATGATGGGGCTGTTAATTTGATTAAACTAGATGACAAAAG TGAATACATTATTGATTTAATGGGTGCTCCTGGTGCTCTAATTCCTGCCGAGGTTCCAAGCAGCTTTCTTCCAGTTGCTTGCACCGATACAAGAGTGTTTCCTGATGATCTGTTGCAACATTCTTGCCCTGTTCTTGAGAAAGAAACTGAAACGCCTGCATTTTCAGTCCTCGAGGAAACAGATTCCAGACCTTCTGGTATGGTGGCAAACTTATTCACtggaaaccatgaagagaaCAGTGACAGATTTGCTGTTGAGAAACATCAAACGGAGAGGTTTGAGCATGACTTTGGAAAGCTAATGCAAACACAGCAGATATCTGGTGAAAACTTGCCGCCATTTTCTGGGAAACCGACAAGTGCGCAGAAAGTAAAAGTTAAGAATGTCTCGAAATATGTCATAAGTGCAGCAAAGAACCCCGAATTCGCGCAGAAATTACATGCTGTCTTGTTAGAAAGTGGTGCATCACCTCCCCCAGATTTGTTTATGGATGTCAATCCACAGAACTTGAAAGGGAAGAGTTTGCTTCAAGAATTTCGGCAAGAAAGTAGCAGTTCTGCTGTTCCATGCTACCCAGAAAAG GTTGGATATCAATTAGCTGAATCTGAAAGCAGCCCCACAGCATTGCAACTACCAGCTGTTTGTACCTCAG CTGAGACTTGCCAACAACCAGGGGAGGTAGATTTTTTGATGGGGAGAAACTTTGATGTGGATAATACGGGTAAAGTTTCTTCACCGGAAAAGATGGAGAGCACTGCTGATGGGGAGCCCTCTGTTTGTGATAGACATGACCAAGGAATTAATCCATTTCTCGGTGAGGCTGCAAAATGGGAAATTATGTGGGAAGATCTTCAGATTGGCGAGCGGATTGGTATTG GTTCATATGGAGAAGTTTACCGTGCAGAGTGGAATGGAACT gaAGTGGCTGTTAAGAAGTTTTTGGATCAAGATTTCTCTGGTGATGCATTGACACAGTTCAAATCTGAA ATTGAAATAATGTTGAGGTTGCGGCATCCAAACGTTGTTCTTTTCATGGGAGCAGTAACTCGGCCGCCAAATTTCTCCATCCTGACAGAGTTCCTACCCAG GGGGAGTTTGTATAGATTACTCCATCGACCAAATCATCAGCTTGATGAGAAGAGACGAATGCGGATGGCACTTGATGTG GCAAAGGGTATGAACTATTTGCACACCAGCCACCCAACTGTAGTACATAGAGATTTAAAATCTCCAAACCTTCTTGTTGATAAAAACTGGGTCGTCAAGGTTTGTGATTTTGGATTGTCGCGCATGAAACACCACACTTATTTGTCTTCAAAATCAACTGCAGGAACG CCCGAGTGGATGGCTCCAGAAGTGTTGAGGAATGAACCAGCAAATGAGAA ATGTGACGTGTACAGCTTTGGTGTTATATTGTGGGAACTAGCTACTTCACGCATCCCTTGGAAAGGTTTAAACCCGATGCAAGTCGTTGGAGCTGTGGGATTCCAGAATCGACGCCTTGAAATCCCAAATGATATTGATCCAACCGTTGCACAGATAATCCGTGATTGTTGGCAAAT GGAACCGCATTTACGGCCATCGTTTACACAACTGATGCGAAGTCTGAAGCGGCTACAGGGACTAAACATAAGCAACAGAGGGAACACAAGTGAAAGTTTGATGTAA
- the LOC106383648 gene encoding NADH dehydrogenase [ubiquinone] iron-sulfur protein 7, mitochondrial-like: MAMLTRNAATRLPLLLQSQRASAAAAAVSHIHTSLPSLSPSTSPTSYARPGPPSTSPPPPGLSKTAEFVISKVDDLMNWARRGSIWPMTFGLACCAVEMMHTGAARYDLDRFGIIFRPSPRQSDCMIVAGTLTNKMAPALRKVYDQMPEPRWVISMGSCANGGGYYHYSYSVVRGCDRIVPVDIYVPGCPPTAEALLYGLLQLQKKINRRKDFLHWWNK, encoded by the exons ATGGCCATGCTCACGCGCAACGCCGCCACGCGCCTCCCTCTCCTCCTCCAATCTCAACGCgcctccgccgccgccgccgccgtctcTCACATCCACACATCCCTCCCGTCCCTCTCCCCCTCGACATCACCAACATCCTACGCCCGTCCAGGCCCTCCTTCAACCTCCCCTCCTCCGCCGGGTCTCTCGAAGACGGCGGAGTTCGTGATCTCCAAGGTCGACGACCTCATGAACTGGGCTCGCAGGGGATCGATCTGGCCCATGACGTTCGGCCTAGCCTGCTGCGCCGTGGAGATGATGCACACCGGCGCCGCTCGCTACGATCTCGATCGGTTCGGTATCATCTTTAGGCCGAGTCCTCGCCAATCGGATTGTATGATTGTCGCCGGGACACTTACTAACAAGATGGCTCCTGCTCTTCGCAA GGTATATGATCAAATGCCGGAGCCAAGGTGGGTGATATCGATGGGAAGCTGCGCCAATGGAGGTGGATACTATCACTACTCCTACTCGGTGGTTCGAGGGTGTGACAGGATTGTGCCAGTGGACATCTACGTCCCTGGGTGTCCTCCAACCGCTGAGGCTTTGCTGTATGGACTCCTCCAGCTTCAGAAGAAAATCAACAGGCGCAAGGATTTCTTGCATTGGTGGAACAAGTGA
- the LOC106406435 gene encoding S-protein homolog 13-like, which translates to MGSGFKIGSSLRLATAFTWCLLIASTYVPYTTSAARFEVRNEITKFPGRNRQLSFECWSTTNDLGLHALKPGESKSWSFKAVYIKLPFMYTYFQCRFFVGFGSPDGQVATVFAGERKFRYECDDQEEECIWVVKREGLYIRKITRDDKGQRLYEDALKLAWIGGTNYFPIYEDQ; encoded by the coding sequence ATGGGGTCCGGGTTCAAGATCGGATCAAGTCTCCGTTTAGCCACCGCATTCACATGGTGCCTTCTCATTGCATCAACCTATGTTCCATACACCACATCAGCAGCCCGGTTTGAGGTAAGAAACGAGATAACCAAATTCCCGGGAAGAAACCGACAACTCTCGTTTGAATGTTGGTCAACTACCAACGATCTAGGCTTGCATGCTCTCAAACCAGGAGAATCCAAAAGCTGGTCGTTCAAGGCGGTATACATCAAGTTACCGTTCATGTACACGTACTTTCAGTGCAGGTTCTTCGTCGGCTTTGGCTCGCCTGATGGTCAGGTCGCAACTGTTTTTGCTGGTGAGAGAAAATTCAGGTACGAATGCGATGATCAGGAGGAAGAGTGCATTTGGGTGGTGAAGAGAGAAGGGTTATATATAAGGAAGATCACAAGGGATGATAAAGGCCAAAGGCTTTACGAAGACGCATTGAAGCTGGCTTGGATTGGTGGTACTAACTACTTCCCGATTTATGAGGATCAATAA